A genome region from Paenibacillus pabuli includes the following:
- a CDS encoding ATP-dependent nuclease, with protein sequence MEVGEFNGKFESAVNTIFMMKEKQIFDNYISKIAFPYFKNFAFHSVINFDFPLTILTGKNGSGKSSALHALYGSPRGTNISDYWFSSQLDPIEDFGEVQERHCFFYEYLNKGDRHSVLYQKMNHKNRSSMEYWETSRPRAKYGMATSKTRSNPIEKNLVYIDFRKELSAFDKFFYFGTIDHLRSSSKQDYLRLQSAKLKNLIDSGEIYEIHGCTQNENVIQLTETEIKAVALILQEDYVDIKLINHKLFQGWGTSVIWSKNGFSYSEAHAGSGEIAIVTLVHRVLNSPPRSLILLDEPEVSLHPGAQKLLLLFLLEQIKVNKHQIVMSTHSPAFAEKMPKEAIKRFIRNPKSSKIDILDECFPSEAFRYLGLSSKYDNAKIHVEDHLAEKILNAVIKNNSDRFDNFSIFFTPGGASYIKQNYIQHYANEQTGNSFVIFDGDQKVNDICIDFDTLPAKLLDDKDYLKDQIKNFTNQDIDFVKDGGEGKKRDDQVVKAQKRYIEFYKNCVRFLPKLTPEEIIWDDDYVSDMILLQNRNLLGEVMEEKDYKNKISKLSEIMTGNDNSASINIMQDMLIKKWIDKSDDSQQAIKDILIEFMNIMNNQEVVLK encoded by the coding sequence GTGGAAGTAGGAGAATTTAATGGAAAGTTCGAGAGCGCTGTAAATACTATCTTCATGATGAAAGAAAAACAGATTTTTGATAATTATATAAGTAAAATAGCGTTTCCCTATTTTAAAAATTTCGCCTTTCACTCAGTAATTAATTTTGACTTCCCTCTAACTATTTTAACAGGGAAGAATGGTTCTGGTAAAAGTTCTGCACTTCATGCGCTTTATGGTTCGCCAAGAGGAACGAATATTAGTGATTACTGGTTCTCTTCACAACTTGATCCAATAGAAGATTTTGGAGAAGTTCAAGAGCGTCATTGTTTCTTTTATGAATATCTAAACAAAGGAGACAGGCATTCTGTACTTTATCAGAAGATGAATCACAAAAATCGTAGCAGTATGGAGTATTGGGAGACTTCGCGACCTAGAGCAAAATATGGTATGGCTACCAGTAAAACACGTTCAAATCCTATCGAAAAAAATCTTGTATACATTGATTTTAGGAAAGAATTAAGTGCGTTTGATAAATTCTTTTATTTTGGAACTATAGATCATCTTCGTTCAAGTTCTAAGCAAGATTATTTAAGGTTACAATCAGCTAAACTTAAAAACTTAATTGATTCAGGTGAGATTTACGAAATACACGGATGCACACAAAATGAAAACGTAATTCAGTTGACTGAAACTGAGATTAAAGCAGTGGCTTTAATTTTACAAGAAGATTATGTTGATATCAAACTGATTAACCATAAGTTATTCCAAGGGTGGGGAACATCGGTTATATGGAGCAAAAATGGTTTTTCTTATTCTGAAGCACACGCGGGTAGTGGCGAAATAGCTATAGTTACTTTAGTCCATAGAGTTTTAAATTCACCTCCTAGAAGTTTGATTCTATTGGATGAACCAGAGGTTTCCTTGCATCCTGGTGCTCAGAAGCTACTACTATTGTTTCTATTAGAGCAAATAAAAGTAAATAAGCATCAAATTGTCATGTCTACACATTCTCCTGCATTTGCAGAGAAAATGCCCAAAGAAGCAATTAAGAGATTTATTAGAAATCCTAAGTCTTCTAAAATTGATATTCTCGATGAATGTTTCCCGAGCGAAGCGTTTAGATATTTAGGACTTTCTTCTAAATATGATAATGCTAAGATACATGTCGAAGATCACTTAGCTGAAAAAATCTTAAATGCTGTCATAAAGAATAACTCTGATCGATTTGACAATTTCAGTATTTTTTTCACACCTGGTGGTGCTTCTTATATAAAACAGAATTATATTCAACATTATGCAAATGAACAAACTGGCAACAGTTTTGTGATCTTTGATGGTGATCAAAAAGTTAACGATATTTGTATTGATTTTGATACCTTACCTGCGAAGCTACTTGATGACAAGGATTATCTAAAAGACCAAATTAAGAACTTTACAAACCAAGATATAGATTTCGTTAAAGATGGAGGAGAAGGGAAAAAGAGGGACGATCAAGTTGTTAAGGCGCAAAAGCGATATATCGAATTTTATAAAAATTGTGTGAGGTTTCTCCCTAAGCTTACTCCCGAAGAAATCATTTGGGATGACGATTACGTTTCTGATATGATTTTACTTCAAAATAGAAATTTACTTGGGGAAGTAATGGAAGAGAAAGATTATAAAAATAAAATATCAAAATTATCAGAAATAATGACTGGTAATGATAACTCTGCTTCTATCAACATAATGCAGGACATGTTGATTAAGAAATGGATCGATAAAAGTGATGATTCTCAACAGGCTATCAAAGATATTTTGATTGAATTTATGAATATAATGAACAATCAAGAGGTGGTATTGAAGTGA
- a CDS encoding DNA cytosine methyltransferase, producing MNLTAIDLFAGCGGLTQGLKQAGVDVASAVEINRSAARAYQMNHPETVLIEQDICNVSVNEILNVTPHKKINLVVGCPPCQGFSSVRTRNKGNIIDDDRNKLILEFLRIVEGIRPEFIMMENVPGIVNYINFNKTVNRLMEIGYKLDYKIVNVEDYGVPQRRKRLVLLGSLSKQVTIPESSRSLRTTVKDYIYNLPSVDISEDPMHKNTTKHSEKVKNIIALIPKDGGSRKDLPPEHWLECHKKSGVGFSDIYGRLSWNKVSSTITGGCLNPSKGRFLHPTEDRVITAREAALLQTFPIDYVFPSDISKTELAQMIGNSFPPKFSEFQANYLKNILVEE from the coding sequence ATGAATTTAACCGCAATAGATTTGTTCGCAGGTTGCGGAGGCTTAACCCAAGGATTAAAGCAAGCAGGAGTCGATGTTGCTTCTGCGGTAGAGATTAATCGTAGTGCAGCTAGAGCTTATCAAATGAACCATCCTGAAACTGTATTAATTGAACAAGACATTTGTAATGTTAGTGTCAACGAAATTTTAAATGTTACCCCTCATAAAAAAATAAATTTAGTTGTAGGATGTCCTCCGTGTCAAGGATTTTCTAGTGTGAGAACCCGTAATAAAGGTAATATTATAGATGATGATAGGAATAAATTAATTCTCGAATTTTTAAGAATAGTAGAAGGAATACGACCAGAGTTTATTATGATGGAAAACGTTCCGGGTATTGTGAATTACATTAATTTTAATAAAACAGTTAATCGATTGATGGAAATTGGATACAAATTAGATTATAAAATAGTTAATGTGGAGGATTACGGGGTTCCGCAACGAAGAAAAAGGTTAGTTTTATTGGGTTCTCTGAGTAAACAAGTAACTATTCCTGAAAGTTCACGATCTTTACGTACAACTGTAAAAGACTACATTTATAACCTCCCATCTGTAGATATAAGTGAAGATCCTATGCATAAAAACACCACAAAACATAGCGAGAAGGTAAAGAATATTATTGCTTTAATTCCTAAAGATGGTGGTAGTAGAAAGGACCTGCCTCCCGAGCACTGGTTAGAATGTCACAAAAAAAGCGGAGTTGGCTTTTCAGACATTTATGGACGCCTAAGCTGGAACAAAGTGTCTTCTACAATTACGGGAGGGTGCCTTAACCCTTCTAAAGGAAGGTTCCTGCATCCAACAGAAGATAGAGTTATTACTGCTCGAGAAGCAGCTTTACTTCAAACCTTCCCGATTGATTATGTGTTTCCATCAGATATATCTAAGACAGAACTAGCTCAGATGATAGGGAACTCTTTCCCCCCTAAATTCTCTGAGTTTCAAGCAAATTATTTAAAAAATATCTTAGTTGAAGAATAA
- a CDS encoding YecA family protein produces the protein MDLLTVKNYLHNFRGTALNEDIPNHLKSLKAIEVSHNNQFVAKEIWCIEQVYKVIQGYLTAFRNLQEKKHFDAWLAFDRADIEFSFLRKHLDFQDNKFNLQFYDKMIFQYQKLFPYQYFMSREMVVKRASCSICGETVSIRRPCGHRIGEIYNGNHCGRIIEDAEFLAIAIVTNPFDKYTVLFLEGMEYNYAMLDNLLGQISGPHDDWDLDVLKEKREEYIKIGRNQPCPCNSGEKYKHCCHNTEKELFDHYRVTTHSKKSVSIIPMHTVHTW, from the coding sequence ATGGATCTGTTGACTGTTAAAAATTATTTGCATAATTTCCGCGGCACTGCTCTCAATGAAGATATTCCCAACCATCTTAAATCATTGAAGGCTATCGAAGTATCTCATAATAATCAGTTTGTAGCAAAAGAAATTTGGTGCATTGAACAGGTGTATAAAGTGATTCAAGGATATTTAACTGCCTTTCGAAATTTGCAAGAAAAAAAACATTTTGATGCCTGGCTAGCCTTTGATCGTGCTGATATAGAATTTTCCTTCCTTAGAAAACATTTGGATTTTCAAGATAATAAATTTAATTTACAATTTTACGATAAGATGATTTTTCAGTATCAAAAGTTGTTTCCATACCAATATTTTATGAGTCGTGAAATGGTTGTAAAACGGGCTAGCTGTTCAATATGTGGAGAAACTGTTTCTATAAGGAGGCCTTGTGGTCACCGGATTGGAGAAATCTATAACGGTAACCATTGTGGTCGCATTATTGAGGACGCTGAATTTCTAGCTATAGCAATTGTAACTAACCCATTTGACAAGTACACGGTACTTTTCCTAGAAGGAATGGAATACAATTATGCAATGCTTGATAATTTGCTAGGTCAAATATCTGGACCACATGATGATTGGGACTTAGATGTACTGAAGGAGAAAAGAGAAGAGTACATTAAAATAGGTAGAAATCAACCCTGTCCTTGTAACTCTGGAGAAAAGTATAAACATTGTTGCCACAATACTGAAAAAGAACTATTCGACCATTATAGGGTCACCACTCACTCTAAAAAGTCTGTTAGTATTATTCCTATGCATACTGTACATACATGGTAG
- a CDS encoding sulfurtransferase, with protein MKNIVSMRWLLARMYEPDVVIADCRFLLGQPDAGRPAYEAGHIPGAVYLDLEQDLSSPVSAHGGRHPLPDPTELAKRLSKAGIGSNARIVAYDDQGGMNASRLWWLLRYLGHEQVYVMDEGFSAWQNAKFPVTADVPVRIPSTFEANVQPHMLASVQDAQHASANSSAVLIDSRDARRYAGLEEPIDAKAGHIPGAQNYFWKDVLNAEGRWSDVSTLEERFGKLAKDEPIIVYCGSGVSACPNVIALEEAGYTNVKLYAGSWSDWISYEENAVETAEE; from the coding sequence ATGAAAAACATTGTATCCATGCGCTGGCTGCTCGCCAGAATGTACGAACCGGATGTGGTCATTGCCGACTGCAGATTCCTGCTCGGTCAACCGGATGCAGGAAGACCAGCTTACGAAGCCGGACATATTCCAGGTGCCGTTTATCTCGATCTGGAACAGGATCTGTCCTCTCCCGTGTCTGCTCATGGCGGACGCCACCCGCTCCCTGACCCAACAGAACTGGCTAAGCGTCTCTCGAAGGCGGGAATCGGTTCAAATGCTCGTATTGTTGCCTACGATGATCAGGGTGGTATGAACGCCTCGCGTCTATGGTGGCTGCTTCGTTATCTGGGCCATGAACAGGTGTACGTGATGGACGAGGGCTTCTCTGCTTGGCAGAACGCCAAGTTCCCAGTCACTGCGGATGTGCCCGTACGGATCCCGTCCACATTCGAAGCGAACGTGCAGCCGCACATGCTCGCCAGCGTGCAGGATGCTCAGCACGCTTCGGCGAATAGCTCAGCGGTGCTGATTGATTCACGCGATGCCCGCCGCTATGCGGGGCTGGAGGAACCAATTGACGCCAAGGCCGGACATATTCCGGGTGCGCAGAATTATTTTTGGAAGGATGTACTGAATGCAGAAGGTCGGTGGTCTGACGTAAGTACATTGGAAGAACGCTTTGGAAAGCTGGCGAAGGACGAGCCCATCATCGTATACTGCGGCTCCGGCGTCTCGGCCTGCCCGAACGTGATTGCGCTCGAGGAAGCCGGATATACCAATGTGAAGCTGTATGCCGGAAGCTGGAGCGACTGGATTAGTTATGAGGAGAATGCAGTGGAAACTGCGGAAGAGTAG
- a CDS encoding DMT family transporter, translating to MTSLFRAGRSIELLFVVGIIAISFSSIFVRWSSADVAVIAMYRLFLTNLLMLPFVWKYRHEMMRLNFRQWGLLLASGVMLALHFLLWMGSLRLTSVASSTVILALEPILILAGSVWLFKAKINRMMIIGMGIALLGSIAIGAGDFQLAGTALQGDLLSLLGTIAVAIHMLLGQFLRSGLSAFSYNFWVFFVAACTLAVYNLAMGHPFGGYAASEWGIFLLLAIVPTIFGHYLFNWLLQYMNATTVSMGVLGEPVFSSLLAWMLLGESLSAMQMIAGVIIIFGVWIFIRYGKTKPAPITADAPVGGKGPVEPTAV from the coding sequence ATGACAAGCTTGTTTCGTGCCGGCAGATCCATTGAACTTCTGTTCGTTGTCGGCATTATTGCCATCTCGTTTTCTTCCATTTTCGTGCGCTGGTCCAGTGCAGATGTGGCTGTCATCGCCATGTACCGGCTGTTTCTAACCAACCTGCTGATGCTTCCGTTTGTCTGGAAATACCGGCATGAGATGATGCGCCTTAATTTCAGGCAGTGGGGGCTGCTGCTCGCATCCGGTGTGATGCTGGCACTTCATTTCCTGCTGTGGATGGGATCGCTCAGACTTACGAGTGTGGCCAGCTCCACGGTCATTCTTGCCCTTGAACCCATATTGATTTTGGCAGGTTCCGTGTGGCTGTTCAAAGCCAAAATTAACCGCATGATGATTATCGGCATGGGCATCGCCCTGCTTGGCTCCATCGCCATCGGAGCTGGAGATTTTCAGCTGGCCGGTACGGCACTGCAAGGCGATCTCCTATCTCTGCTGGGAACGATTGCGGTAGCCATCCATATGCTGCTTGGACAATTCCTGCGTTCCGGACTAAGTGCCTTCTCTTATAATTTCTGGGTATTTTTCGTCGCTGCCTGCACGCTGGCGGTATATAATTTGGCCATGGGGCATCCGTTCGGGGGTTATGCCGCTTCAGAGTGGGGGATTTTCCTGCTGCTAGCCATCGTGCCGACGATCTTCGGACACTATCTCTTTAACTGGCTGCTTCAGTATATGAATGCCACAACGGTATCCATGGGCGTGCTCGGTGAGCCCGTGTTCTCCTCCCTGCTGGCCTGGATGCTGCTTGGTGAATCCCTTAGTGCCATGCAGATGATTGCCGGCGTCATCATTATCTTTGGGGTATGGATTTTCATTCGGTATGGCAAAACCAAACCGGCGCCCATTACCGCTGACGCTCCTGTAGGCGGAAAAGGGCCTGTCGAACCTACGGCGGTGTAA